From the genome of Virgibacillus proomii, one region includes:
- a CDS encoding aldehyde dehydrogenase family protein codes for MTFKNLPSQYINGEWREGISSLSMENRNPYCGELIATYKAASKEDLDKAYHAAAMAQLKWSQTNPVIQREVFEKAVQYIEENHAAIVEIIIEEIGGTRLKAEFEIGLVINLIKEASTFPFRMEGKILTSPIDHKENRVYRVPIGVVGVISPFNFPFFLSMKSVATALATGNGVVLKPHEHTSITGGTMIAKIFESAGLPKGLLNVITTEISEIGDLFIEHPIPRAISFTGSTKIGKHIGAVAGKNLKQVHLELGGNSALIVLEDADLELAVSAAVFSRFTHQGQICMSANRLIVHEAIYEEFVEKYVAKVATLTCGDPKNPNTIIGPLINEQQVKVTRALIEKGIREGANPIIKGNITGNIVEPVVFTEVTPDMKIAQEEVFAPVISILKVSNEKEVIEYANNSSYGLSGAIHTKDVERGAQLAKQLDTGMIHINDTTINDEPHVAFGGVKNSGIGRLNGEWSLDAFTTLKWISIQHQARQYPYS; via the coding sequence ATGACATTTAAAAATTTACCGAGTCAATATATTAATGGAGAGTGGCGTGAAGGAATCTCATCACTTTCCATGGAAAATAGAAACCCTTATTGTGGAGAGCTGATTGCCACTTACAAAGCAGCGAGCAAGGAAGATTTGGATAAAGCTTACCACGCAGCAGCTATGGCTCAACTCAAATGGTCTCAAACAAACCCAGTAATTCAACGAGAAGTATTTGAAAAAGCAGTACAATATATTGAAGAAAATCATGCAGCTATTGTAGAAATTATTATAGAAGAAATAGGTGGTACTAGATTAAAAGCTGAATTTGAAATTGGTTTAGTTATCAATCTTATTAAAGAAGCATCCACCTTCCCATTTCGAATGGAAGGTAAGATATTGACATCCCCTATCGATCATAAAGAAAACCGGGTATATCGTGTTCCAATCGGGGTTGTTGGTGTAATTAGTCCTTTCAACTTTCCATTCTTTCTATCAATGAAATCTGTTGCTACAGCTCTTGCTACAGGAAATGGTGTCGTCTTAAAGCCACATGAACACACATCAATTACAGGTGGAACGATGATTGCAAAAATCTTCGAGAGCGCTGGTTTACCAAAAGGATTACTTAATGTAATTACAACAGAAATTTCGGAAATTGGTGATTTATTTATCGAGCACCCTATCCCTAGAGCAATTTCGTTTACAGGTTCTACAAAAATTGGCAAGCATATTGGTGCAGTAGCCGGAAAAAACTTAAAGCAAGTTCACTTAGAATTAGGTGGTAACAGTGCGCTCATTGTTCTAGAAGATGCAGATTTAGAATTGGCAGTAAGTGCTGCTGTATTTAGCCGTTTTACACATCAAGGGCAAATTTGTATGTCAGCTAATCGATTAATCGTTCATGAAGCTATTTATGAAGAATTTGTTGAGAAGTATGTTGCGAAGGTTGCTACACTAACATGCGGCGATCCAAAAAACCCTAACACGATTATCGGACCATTAATTAATGAGCAGCAAGTAAAAGTAACAAGAGCCTTAATTGAGAAAGGAATTCGTGAAGGGGCAAACCCAATTATTAAAGGCAACATCACCGGTAATATAGTAGAACCAGTTGTGTTCACTGAAGTTACCCCAGATATGAAGATAGCACAAGAGGAAGTGTTTGCACCAGTCATTTCTATTTTAAAAGTTTCTAATGAAAAAGAAGTGATTGAATATGCAAATAACAGCTCATACGGACTTAGTGGTGCTATTCATACAAAGGATGTGGAACGTGGAGCTCAGCTTGCTAAACAATTAGATACAGGTATGATCCATATCAACGATACAACAATTAATGATGAACCACATGTTGCATTCGGAGGTGTTAAAAATTCCGGGATTGGCAGGTTAAACGGTGAATGGAGTTTGGATGCCTTTACTACTTTAAAATGGATAAGTATTCAACATCAAGCAAGGCAATATCCATATAGTTAA
- a CDS encoding methyl-accepting chemotaxis protein, with translation MNQPAITEVEFHPLIRSFISVGPFLQDLINEDITIGIYDTEKLITNFPAKTFSLNVKPGDPLVKGDIVTNAIQQNKNQAALVPAELFGVNIIARAIPLHDEAGNVIGGVGVGYSVDKANQLAEIAENLSTVFNEVTNTIQDMAESMTDLANHMSLISEKATNVTKQVGTIEEVSDVVKGIADQSNLLGLNAAIESARAGEHGRGFSVVADEIRKMANHSKEQVSDIHTISNKIKEVISTLDTYIQEVNAESDSQSAAIEELTATVQEINSNIHSLSQLAHENLALKNE, from the coding sequence ATGAATCAGCCAGCAATTACAGAAGTTGAATTTCATCCCTTAATTCGATCATTTATTTCAGTCGGTCCATTTTTACAAGATCTCATTAATGAAGATATTACGATTGGTATTTATGATACCGAGAAACTGATCACAAACTTCCCGGCGAAGACATTTTCCTTAAATGTGAAGCCAGGTGACCCTTTAGTAAAGGGAGATATTGTTACAAATGCCATTCAACAAAATAAAAATCAAGCAGCCCTGGTGCCAGCCGAATTATTTGGTGTTAATATAATTGCTCGAGCGATTCCTTTACATGATGAAGCAGGCAATGTGATTGGTGGAGTAGGAGTGGGCTATAGCGTTGATAAAGCAAATCAATTAGCAGAAATAGCTGAAAACCTCTCAACTGTTTTTAATGAAGTAACAAACACCATTCAGGACATGGCGGAGTCTATGACAGATTTAGCTAATCATATGTCGTTAATATCTGAGAAAGCTACTAACGTTACAAAACAAGTAGGTACAATTGAAGAAGTATCAGATGTTGTTAAAGGAATTGCCGATCAAAGTAACTTATTAGGACTTAATGCAGCGATTGAATCAGCAAGGGCAGGCGAACACGGTAGAGGCTTTTCTGTCGTTGCGGATGAAATTAGAAAAATGGCGAATCATTCTAAAGAACAAGTATCAGATATTCATACGATTTCGAACAAAATTAAAGAAGTTATTTCTACTTTAGATACGTACATTCAAGAGGTCAATGCAGAATCAGACAGTCAATCTGCTGCTATTGAAGAACTTACTGCAACAGTACAAGAGATTAATAGTAATATTCATTCACTTTCCCAACTAGCTCATGAAAACTTAGCACTTAAGAATGAATAA
- the motA gene encoding flagellar motor stator protein MotA — MDKTSIIGIILGIIAVGVGMVLKGVHLGALINPAAILIIFVGTAASVCIAFPISTIKKVPSLLKIVFSDDQQTDYQEVVLMFTKLAEQTRKEGILSLEKQLRETKDPFLRSGLQFVVDGQSPEFIREVMLEKIDAMEERHEEGVAVFSQAGTYAPTLGVLGAVIGLIAALGDMQDMEVLGHAISAAFMATLMGIFSGYVLWHPFANKLREKSKREVRMKEIMVEGLLSITAGNSAMVVKDKLGSYLSTKEFHALKGEEEDA, encoded by the coding sequence TTGGATAAGACTTCAATTATTGGAATTATTTTAGGAATTATTGCTGTAGGGGTAGGAATGGTTTTAAAAGGAGTACACTTGGGCGCATTAATTAATCCAGCAGCGATTTTAATTATTTTTGTTGGGACTGCTGCATCTGTATGTATTGCATTCCCAATCAGTACGATCAAAAAAGTTCCTTCATTGCTTAAAATAGTCTTTTCCGATGATCAACAAACGGATTATCAAGAAGTAGTACTAATGTTTACGAAATTGGCAGAGCAAACAAGAAAAGAAGGCATCTTATCATTGGAGAAGCAATTACGGGAGACAAAAGATCCTTTTTTACGTTCAGGATTGCAATTTGTTGTTGATGGTCAATCTCCTGAATTTATCCGCGAAGTGATGTTGGAAAAAATTGATGCAATGGAAGAAAGGCATGAGGAAGGAGTCGCTGTTTTTTCCCAAGCAGGAACTTATGCACCTACATTAGGTGTTCTTGGTGCGGTTATCGGGTTAATCGCTGCACTAGGTGATATGCAAGATATGGAGGTACTTGGACATGCAATTTCAGCCGCATTTATGGCTACACTAATGGGGATTTTTTCCGGATATGTATTGTGGCATCCGTTTGCTAATAAGTTACGTGAAAAATCAAAACGAGAAGTGCGAATGAAAGAAATCATGGTGGAAGGATTGTTATCTATTACAGCCGGAAACTCAGCAATGGTAGTTAAGGATAAGCTTGGATCTTATTTATCAACAAAAGAATTTCATGCATTAAAAGGAGAGGAGGAAGATGCGTAA
- the motB gene encoding flagellar motor protein MotB → MRKNKQKKSHHVNESWLLPYSDLLTLLLALFIVLFAMSKVDSQKYKELAQVFQGEFSGGEGILENSPSLQDLPAADNDEEKDQKKERTKGEQELEELEAIQKQIDAYIMEEGLDNTLQTKLQDEGLLITILNNISFDSGSARVTKEGKRIAKKVSDFLSTDPPREVVISGHTDDQPINYSGFSSNWELSVTRAVNFMQLLLNNDELDPTKFSAKGYGEHRPAVPNTNEANREKNRRVEVLILPNYKIKPEK, encoded by the coding sequence ATGCGTAAAAACAAACAAAAAAAATCACATCATGTGAATGAGTCATGGCTCTTACCATATTCAGATTTATTAACACTTCTACTCGCTTTATTTATTGTTTTATTTGCTATGAGTAAAGTAGATTCTCAAAAATATAAAGAACTGGCGCAAGTGTTTCAGGGTGAGTTTTCCGGTGGTGAAGGAATCTTAGAAAATAGTCCTTCTTTACAGGACTTGCCTGCAGCGGATAATGATGAGGAAAAGGATCAAAAAAAGGAAAGAACGAAAGGTGAGCAGGAACTAGAAGAGCTTGAAGCCATTCAGAAACAAATCGATGCATATATTATGGAAGAAGGCTTAGACAATACGCTACAGACAAAATTACAGGATGAAGGACTCTTAATAACAATTCTTAATAACATTTCCTTTGATTCTGGTAGCGCTAGGGTAACAAAGGAAGGAAAAAGGATTGCTAAGAAAGTATCGGACTTTTTGTCTACTGATCCGCCTCGTGAAGTAGTTATAAGTGGTCATACGGATGATCAGCCAATTAATTATTCAGGGTTCTCCTCTAATTGGGAGCTTAGTGTAACTCGTGCAGTCAATTTTATGCAATTGTTACTTAATAATGACGAGCTAGATCCTACGAAATTTAGTGCAAAGGGATACGGGGAGCATCGTCCTGCTGTTCCAAATACGAATGAAGCAAATCGAGAAAAAAATCGACGGGTCGAAGTACTTATTTTGCCCAATTACAAAATTAAACCCGAAAAATAA
- a CDS encoding methyl-accepting chemotaxis protein yields the protein MHKLFAARSIKMKLIFSFSVIIALVLLLGITNIIGIYNSNKNTEEIINKDMQLLVAQEKMAINTAERTGFLRGYLLYDDEKYKQSFQDTVEETTELEKFILKHNKSQKVKDLMDKKVEWGHLTNKFFKEYEKGNKAEARRIMEKEMQPIGIELIDGFKELAQLREDSITEKGKSVIDIGNTILTIAAILMAVVVVLGIVIAYMTAIAIAKPLHRVKERMNQIANGDLSGEPLQVKGKDEIAQLMTATNIMNEQLKELLNRIKDVAGTVNDQSRVLTQAANEVQQGTEQVAATMEELASGAENQANHAGSLSSMMNDLNTTIQEVDHSSDSIKTFSNDVLQQTQSGFDTMESTNEQMKKIDQIVKDSVQGVQSLDVKTQEISKLVTVIGEIAEQTNLLALNAAIEAARAGEHGKGFAVVADEVRKLAEQVSESLSEITNVVNTIQKESDQVTVALQEGYGEVSAGSEQMTKTKDTFKTIYDAVNAMTDNISIVKSHVDRVTENSKEMNGSVGEIAAISEESAAGIEQTSAATQQTSSSMEQVTANAEQLSGLANELTTLIKRFSL from the coding sequence ATGCACAAGTTGTTTGCTGCCAGAAGTATTAAAATGAAACTGATTTTTTCATTTTCTGTCATTATTGCATTAGTTCTGTTATTAGGCATTACCAATATTATCGGAATTTATAACAGCAATAAAAATACCGAAGAAATTATCAATAAGGACATGCAATTATTAGTAGCTCAGGAAAAGATGGCGATAAATACTGCAGAACGGACAGGTTTTCTTAGAGGATATTTATTGTATGATGATGAAAAATATAAACAATCATTTCAAGATACAGTTGAGGAAACGACTGAACTGGAAAAATTTATTCTTAAACATAATAAGTCGCAAAAGGTAAAAGATTTAATGGATAAAAAAGTAGAGTGGGGGCATCTGACAAATAAGTTTTTTAAGGAATATGAGAAAGGTAATAAAGCTGAAGCGAGAAGGATTATGGAAAAAGAAATGCAACCAATTGGTATCGAACTAATTGATGGGTTCAAGGAATTGGCTCAATTAAGAGAAGATAGTATTACCGAGAAAGGGAAGTCTGTAATCGATATAGGTAATACGATTTTAACTATTGCAGCAATTTTGATGGCGGTTGTAGTTGTGTTAGGCATTGTTATAGCATATATGACAGCAATTGCGATTGCAAAGCCATTGCATCGAGTGAAGGAACGGATGAATCAAATTGCTAATGGTGATTTAAGCGGGGAACCATTACAAGTAAAAGGAAAAGATGAGATTGCTCAATTAATGACAGCTACAAACATAATGAATGAACAATTAAAAGAATTGCTAAATCGAATTAAGGATGTAGCTGGAACTGTCAATGACCAAAGTCGTGTATTAACCCAAGCTGCCAATGAAGTGCAACAAGGTACAGAGCAGGTTGCTGCTACAATGGAAGAACTAGCTTCAGGTGCAGAAAACCAGGCAAATCATGCAGGAAGTTTGTCTAGTATGATGAATGATTTGAATACTACGATTCAAGAAGTAGACCATAGTAGTGATAGCATAAAAACATTTTCTAATGATGTGTTACAACAAACCCAATCCGGATTTGATACTATGGAATCGACAAATGAACAAATGAAAAAAATTGACCAAATTGTTAAAGATTCTGTTCAAGGCGTACAGAGTCTTGATGTCAAAACGCAAGAAATATCAAAATTAGTAACTGTGATTGGCGAAATTGCGGAGCAGACAAATCTGCTTGCATTAAATGCAGCTATTGAAGCAGCAAGAGCTGGAGAACATGGAAAAGGTTTTGCGGTTGTTGCAGATGAAGTACGAAAGTTAGCAGAACAGGTTTCGGAGTCATTAAGTGAGATCACTAATGTAGTTAATACAATTCAAAAAGAATCGGATCAAGTTACTGTTGCGCTTCAGGAAGGTTACGGAGAAGTATCTGCAGGATCAGAGCAAATGACAAAGACAAAAGATACATTTAAAACAATATATGATGCAGTAAATGCTATGACGGATAACATTTCTATTGTTAAGAGTCATGTTGATCGAGTTACTGAAAATAGTAAAGAAATGAATGGTTCTGTTGGAGAAATAGCTGCAATTTCCGAAGAATCAGCTGCTGGAATTGAACAGACTTCTGCCGCCACACAACAAACTAGCAGTTCCATGGAGCAGGTTACTGCAAATGCAGAGCAACTTTCAGGTCTAGCAAATGAGTTAACGACACTAATTAAACGATTTTCATTATAG
- a CDS encoding LTA synthase family protein produces MKKLLSTKLGFFAVALVLFWIKTYLIYKFEFSLGESGVMQEFLLFFNPLNSGLIFLGLALFAKGRKAGIWIIIIDAVLSFILYANVVFYRFNSDFITIPTLLQTDNFGSIGGSIADLAQMSDLLYTVDIIFLTILFIFVRKNWSVERMQLRKPFLVISAGVLAFTINLGLAEADRPQLLERTFDRNYLVKYLGAFNFTIYDAIQSAKTSTRRVLADSNDITKVENYTKAKYAEPNQKYFGKGKEKNIIKIHLESFQSFLINYELHGEEVTPFLNSLVNDQKKGFTYFDNFFQQTEQGKTADAELILDTSLYGLPQGAAFVTKGNNTYQALPAILDQKQNYTSAVFHGDGKSFWNRDEVYKHLGINEFYHEDFYDMSEENVINYGLKDKPFFEQSIPYLEDMEQPFYAHMMTLTHHHPYLIDEEDATIEPAETGDGSVDRYFQTARYLDESLEQFFNDLKEKGLYDDSIIMIYGDHYGISNNHNRAMEEIIGEEITPLKNAELQRVPFMIRIPGVKSEGTNHTYAGQVDVMPTLLHILGVDAQDYIQFGTDMFSKEHKEYVPFRNGNFMTPEYSFVDGNYYDNETKEVIKKPTDEMKKMHDTVMKELKLSDEVLYGDLLRFYTPNKDWKPIDPDDYFYGGPAGKGKKNDDSKVK; encoded by the coding sequence GTGAAGAAATTATTATCTACAAAACTAGGATTCTTCGCGGTAGCACTTGTGCTTTTCTGGATAAAAACATATTTAATATATAAATTTGAATTCAGTCTAGGAGAAAGTGGAGTGATGCAGGAATTCTTATTATTTTTTAATCCACTAAACTCAGGGTTGATTTTCCTAGGATTAGCTTTATTTGCTAAAGGTAGAAAAGCAGGAATCTGGATTATTATCATCGATGCGGTTCTAAGCTTTATTTTATATGCTAATGTCGTATTCTACCGTTTCAATAGTGACTTTATTACGATTCCTACATTGTTGCAAACAGATAACTTTGGCAGCATCGGGGGAAGTATTGCTGATTTAGCGCAAATGAGTGATTTGCTTTATACGGTAGATATTATTTTCTTGACCATTTTATTTATTTTTGTACGTAAAAATTGGTCGGTAGAACGAATGCAATTACGGAAGCCGTTCCTCGTTATTTCAGCTGGCGTTTTGGCTTTTACTATTAATCTAGGACTAGCTGAAGCAGATCGGCCACAATTATTAGAACGTACCTTTGACAGGAACTATCTAGTAAAATATTTAGGGGCATTTAACTTTACAATTTATGATGCTATTCAAAGTGCAAAGACATCAACAAGACGTGTTCTTGCTGATAGTAATGATATTACGAAAGTAGAAAACTATACGAAAGCTAAATATGCTGAACCAAACCAGAAGTATTTTGGTAAAGGGAAAGAAAAGAATATTATAAAGATTCATTTGGAGTCTTTCCAATCTTTCTTAATTAATTATGAGTTACATGGCGAAGAAGTAACACCGTTTTTGAATTCACTTGTCAATGATCAGAAAAAAGGATTCACTTATTTTGATAACTTTTTTCAACAAACAGAACAAGGAAAAACTGCAGATGCCGAGTTAATCCTGGACACTTCCTTGTATGGATTGCCTCAAGGAGCTGCGTTTGTAACGAAGGGAAATAATACGTATCAAGCACTTCCAGCGATTCTTGATCAAAAGCAAAATTACACAAGTGCTGTGTTCCATGGTGATGGTAAGTCATTTTGGAACCGTGATGAGGTATATAAGCATTTAGGTATAAATGAGTTTTACCACGAAGATTTTTATGATATGAGTGAGGAAAATGTTATTAACTATGGCTTAAAGGATAAACCATTCTTTGAACAATCCATACCTTATTTAGAAGATATGGAGCAGCCATTTTATGCACATATGATGACACTAACACACCATCATCCATATTTGATTGACGAAGAAGATGCAACCATTGAACCTGCTGAGACGGGTGATGGATCTGTGGATCGTTATTTTCAAACAGCGCGTTATTTGGATGAATCGCTCGAGCAGTTCTTTAATGATTTAAAGGAAAAAGGTCTTTATGATGACTCCATTATTATGATTTATGGTGATCATTATGGTATTTCTAATAATCATAACCGAGCAATGGAAGAAATTATTGGTGAAGAAATTACGCCATTGAAAAATGCAGAATTACAGCGAGTACCATTTATGATTCGAATACCAGGTGTTAAAAGTGAAGGAACCAATCACACCTATGCTGGGCAAGTTGATGTTATGCCAACGCTATTGCATATTTTAGGTGTTGATGCGCAAGACTATATTCAATTTGGAACAGATATGTTCTCCAAAGAACATAAAGAGTATGTTCCTTTCCGAAATGGGAACTTTATGACTCCAGAGTATAGCTTTGTGGATGGAAATTATTATGATAACGAAACAAAAGAAGTAATTAAAAAACCTACTGATGAAATGAAAAAGATGCACGATACGGTTATGAAAGAATTAAAGCTATCTGATGAAGTTTTATACGGCGATTTATTACGTTTCTATACCCCTAATAAAGATTGGAAGCCTATAGATCCTGATGACTATTTCTATGGTGGACCAGCAGGCAAAGGCAAAAAAAATGATGATTCAAAAGTTAAATAA
- a CDS encoding putative holin-like toxin translates to MNVYEVFMVLFAFGSFLVAFLTLIIRFINKK, encoded by the coding sequence TTGAATGTTTATGAAGTGTTCATGGTGTTGTTTGCATTTGGCAGCTTTTTAGTTGCTTTTTTAACACTAATCATCCGATTCATCAATAAAAAATAG
- a CDS encoding CynX/NimT family MFS transporter, giving the protein MEIKEETEQKKVFYRVIIVTGIIVVAFNLRPSITSVGPLIGTIRDQLGLSNWSAGMLTSLPLIAFAVMSPLVAKLSNRFTNEQVMLLGLFILFIGITLRSMTIISLLFTGTLLIGLGIAICNVLLPSVIKEKFPMQVALMTSIYSTTMGIFAATASGLSVPIAEGLHLGWQVALIVWAIPALLGIIVWIYLAKQSTDHYRVSYQPIIEQKQIWRSPLAWQVAAFMGFQSFLFYVTISWMPEILQAYGISAAAAGWMLSFLQFIGLPASFIVPVLASKYRSQHGIVLAMGLFSIIGYTGLLLGKSNTVMVVSIILIGFSLSGTFALALTLLGMRARNGKQAAQLSGMAQSFGYVLAAIGPFLVGYLYDKTQTWDIPLLTLISVAIIVVVFGFGAGRDKYVFDE; this is encoded by the coding sequence TTGGAAATAAAAGAAGAAACCGAGCAAAAAAAAGTATTTTATCGAGTGATCATAGTGACAGGAATTATCGTTGTGGCATTTAATTTACGCCCTTCTATTACTTCTGTCGGGCCGCTTATTGGTACAATTCGCGATCAGCTAGGATTGTCCAATTGGAGTGCAGGAATGCTTACTAGCCTTCCTCTCATCGCATTTGCTGTTATGTCGCCATTGGTTGCAAAATTAAGTAATCGATTTACAAATGAACAGGTCATGCTTTTAGGGTTATTTATTTTATTTATAGGGATTACGTTACGAAGTATGACAATAATTAGTTTATTGTTTACGGGAACATTACTTATTGGCTTAGGAATAGCTATATGTAATGTATTATTACCGAGTGTTATTAAGGAAAAATTTCCAATGCAGGTCGCGTTGATGACTAGTATCTATTCAACCACTATGGGTATATTCGCTGCAACTGCCTCTGGGTTAAGTGTGCCGATTGCTGAAGGACTACATTTAGGATGGCAAGTAGCTTTAATTGTTTGGGCAATACCTGCTTTATTAGGGATAATTGTTTGGATATATTTAGCAAAGCAATCAACCGATCATTATCGGGTGTCTTATCAACCTATTATTGAACAAAAGCAAATATGGCGTTCTCCTTTAGCGTGGCAAGTTGCTGCTTTTATGGGGTTTCAATCTTTTTTATTTTACGTTACTATTTCTTGGATGCCTGAAATTCTTCAAGCCTATGGAATAAGTGCGGCAGCTGCTGGTTGGATGCTATCTTTTCTTCAATTTATTGGTTTACCCGCAAGCTTTATTGTTCCTGTATTAGCAAGTAAATATCGTTCACAGCATGGCATTGTATTAGCAATGGGATTATTTTCTATTATAGGTTATACTGGTTTATTACTAGGAAAATCTAATACTGTGATGGTCGTTAGTATTATTCTGATCGGTTTTTCATTAAGTGGTACATTTGCTCTTGCTCTGACACTACTTGGTATGCGAGCTCGTAATGGGAAGCAAGCAGCACAATTATCTGGGATGGCTCAATCGTTTGGGTATGTTCTCGCAGCTATCGGTCCATTTTTAGTAGGCTATTTATATGATAAAACGCAAACATGGGATATTCCATTACTTACTTTGATTAGTGTAGCGATTATTGTTGTTGTTTTTGGTTTTGGGGCAGGGAGAGATAAGTATGTATTCGACGAATAA
- a CDS encoding MFS transporter — MYSTNKSNDARVPVNNAMKLNKQKPYGISDFYFWKITLSLALASFFIFATMYAVQPLLPVFVEEFDISVSVSSLSMSATILGLIIGLVVLGFLSDRIGRTVFIKLSLLGSILPFLLMPLTEVFALLVGLRLIQGFALAGLPAAALAYLNEEIDRKSVGVATALYISSNALGGMVGRVVAGFVTDIMSWQVTFYGLAMVGIIILILVHVMLPNSKKFQPSNLPFRKDIDGFIFHLKSPSLLIVFGLGIVLQVSFTGIWTYLPFYMQEEPFSLSLQSISYLFFAYGLGVIGSPFAGWLSSFLGLRKVRIAGITLLTIGILITLNNSLIGIVIGLCVSCLGFFTAHSLTATSVSETATHHKGSASSLYLVSYYIGVSLGSTALAPIWEKFHWHGLILFLGVLPVLYVMLVKLFQFLGVCSKRN; from the coding sequence ATGTATTCGACGAATAAGAGTAATGATGCTAGGGTTCCTGTGAATAATGCAATGAAACTCAATAAACAAAAGCCATATGGGATTAGTGATTTTTATTTTTGGAAAATCACGCTTAGCTTAGCATTGGCCTCTTTTTTTATTTTTGCTACGATGTATGCTGTTCAGCCACTACTCCCAGTATTTGTAGAAGAATTTGACATTAGTGTTTCTGTTTCCAGTCTTTCGATGTCCGCAACCATTTTAGGATTAATTATTGGATTGGTTGTTTTAGGGTTTTTATCTGACCGTATTGGAAGAACGGTATTTATTAAACTATCTTTACTAGGTTCAATTTTACCATTTTTACTTATGCCCCTTACAGAAGTTTTTGCTTTGCTAGTTGGACTTCGATTGATTCAAGGCTTTGCACTTGCAGGATTACCAGCAGCAGCGCTTGCTTATCTAAATGAAGAAATTGATCGTAAAAGTGTAGGTGTAGCTACTGCTTTATATATTTCCAGCAATGCACTTGGCGGTATGGTTGGAAGAGTGGTAGCTGGTTTTGTAACAGATATTATGTCATGGCAGGTTACTTTTTATGGTCTTGCTATGGTAGGAATTATCATTTTAATTCTTGTTCATGTAATGTTACCAAATTCAAAAAAATTTCAACCAAGTAACTTGCCGTTTCGTAAAGATATAGATGGTTTTATTTTTCACCTCAAAAGTCCGTCATTATTAATTGTGTTTGGGCTGGGAATTGTTTTACAAGTATCATTTACAGGAATATGGACATATTTGCCATTTTATATGCAAGAGGAGCCGTTTTCTCTCTCTTTACAGTCAATTTCCTATTTGTTTTTTGCCTATGGGTTAGGAGTTATCGGATCACCATTTGCTGGATGGCTTTCTAGCTTTTTGGGCTTAAGAAAGGTTCGGATAGCTGGTATAACGTTACTAACAATAGGTATATTGATTACGTTGAATAACTCTTTAATTGGTATTGTTATTGGGCTATGTGTCAGCTGCCTTGGATTTTTTACGGCACATTCGTTGACAGCTACTTCGGTAAGCGAAACAGCTACCCACCATAAAGGAAGTGCTTCAAGCTTATATTTAGTATCTTATTATATTGGTGTATCGCTAGGGAGTACAGCTTTAGCACCAATATGGGAAAAATTTCACTGGCATGGATTAATCCTATTTCTCGGTGTTTTGCCTGTGCTATATGTAATGCTTGTAAAGCTTTTTCAATTTTTAGGTGTTTGTTCAAAGAGGAACTGA